In Chryseobacterium shigense, the following proteins share a genomic window:
- a CDS encoding PLP-dependent aminotransferase family protein — MIRPWKLEFEIDKKLEKAVYLQIADTIIADIRSGRLKAGDALPGSRNLALMLKINRNTAVEAYQVLINEEWVISKERKGIFVSDNLPVLKEMPGSRNDENEQDPSAFTNTVINFDDGHPDSKIAPVTELARAYRQIFNRKAKWQMMGYGNAHGDTEFRKTISQMLNHQRGMHISENEISITRGSQMAMFLTAQCLLKTGGQVIVENPGYKPAWKAFEYAGAELLPVSVDDEGIKIEDIKLLLTGNKNIKAIYITPHRQYPTTVTLSLARRLELIELSNKHGITIIEDDYDNEFHFGYRPILPLSSFAELTNYVYVGTLSKVVAPALRIGYLASKNADLLKKIGDLRKIIDVQGDMIMEQAVMQLIKEGAVKRHIKKATVHYKNKRDFVHGLLEKHIRNIANFTLPEGGLAFWIVPKKNLSWDAVTSSLLEKNINIIHPKQYSHNQIINGFRLSYGSLSEEQLEESIKKISEVLKHQIN; from the coding sequence ATGATTCGTCCGTGGAAATTAGAATTCGAAATAGATAAAAAGCTTGAAAAGGCAGTCTACTTACAGATTGCAGATACCATCATTGCGGATATACGCTCCGGAAGGCTTAAAGCCGGTGATGCACTTCCCGGAAGCAGAAATCTTGCACTGATGCTAAAGATCAACAGAAATACGGCAGTTGAAGCCTATCAGGTACTGATCAATGAAGAATGGGTGATCTCAAAAGAAAGAAAAGGAATCTTTGTATCGGATAATCTTCCGGTTTTAAAGGAAATGCCGGGCAGCAGAAATGATGAAAACGAACAAGACCCGTCAGCATTTACCAACACAGTAATTAATTTTGATGATGGCCATCCTGACAGCAAAATAGCTCCGGTAACAGAATTGGCAAGAGCATACCGCCAGATTTTTAACCGCAAAGCGAAATGGCAGATGATGGGCTATGGCAATGCACATGGTGATACTGAATTCCGGAAGACCATTTCTCAGATGCTGAATCACCAGCGGGGAATGCATATCAGTGAAAATGAAATTTCAATTACAAGAGGAAGCCAGATGGCGATGTTCCTTACCGCTCAGTGTCTTTTAAAAACAGGCGGTCAGGTTATTGTTGAAAATCCGGGTTATAAACCGGCCTGGAAAGCTTTTGAATATGCCGGAGCAGAACTGTTACCGGTTTCAGTAGATGATGAAGGAATCAAAATTGAAGATATCAAGCTGCTTTTAACCGGAAATAAAAATATAAAAGCAATATACATTACCCCACACAGACAATATCCTACAACGGTTACTTTAAGTTTAGCAAGAAGGCTTGAACTGATAGAACTTTCAAACAAACACGGAATTACCATTATTGAAGATGATTATGATAACGAGTTTCATTTTGGTTACCGCCCTATTCTCCCTCTTTCCAGTTTTGCTGAACTTACAAACTATGTTTATGTAGGTACATTAAGTAAAGTGGTTGCTCCGGCATTACGGATAGGTTACCTGGCCTCCAAAAACGCTGATCTGCTTAAGAAAATAGGTGATCTGAGAAAAATCATTGATGTTCAGGGCGATATGATTATGGAGCAGGCGGTTATGCAGTTAATTAAAGAAGGTGCAGTGAAAAGACACATTAAAAAAGCGACTGTTCATTATAAAAACAAAAGGGATTTTGTGCATGGTTTATTGGAAAAACATATAAGAAACATTGCTAATTTTACCCTGCCGGAAGGAGGTCTGGCTTTCTGGATCGTGCCAAAGAAAAATCTCAGCTGGGATGCTGTTACATCATCATTGCTGGAAAAAAACATTAATATCATCCATCCGAAACAATATAGCCATAACCAGATTATCAATGGTTTCAGGCTGAGTTATGGTTCTCTGTCCGAAGAACAGCTGGAAGAAAGTATAAAAAAGATTTCCGAAGTCCTAAAACATCAAATCAATTAA
- a CDS encoding SDR family oxidoreductase, translating into MDELKDKSVLITGADSGIGKATALLFAHKGADIAIIYHSDIKNAEETKNEIEKLGRKCIIFGGDINDYGFCEETTAKIIEEFGGIDILINNAGVQFPAENIEELEEENIRKTFNSNIIGMILLTKVVFPYLKEGSSVINTTSAAAYQGHAELLDYSATKGAIVSFTRSLALQAKPKGIRINAVAPGPVATPLTKATFGEEEENPDKPPFDRNATPEEIAGSFLFLAGNGAAQITGQVLHPNGGLIING; encoded by the coding sequence ATGGATGAATTAAAAGATAAATCAGTTCTGATCACAGGAGCTGACAGCGGAATAGGTAAGGCAACAGCTTTACTTTTCGCACATAAAGGCGCTGATATTGCCATCATTTATCATTCAGACATAAAAAATGCGGAAGAAACCAAAAATGAAATCGAAAAACTGGGCAGAAAATGCATCATTTTCGGAGGTGACATCAATGATTACGGATTTTGTGAAGAAACAACAGCAAAGATAATTGAAGAATTCGGAGGAATTGATATTCTCATTAATAATGCCGGGGTACAGTTTCCCGCAGAGAATATTGAAGAACTCGAAGAAGAAAATATCCGGAAAACCTTTAATTCCAATATCATAGGAATGATCCTGCTCACAAAAGTTGTTTTCCCATATCTTAAAGAAGGAAGCAGCGTAATCAATACCACTTCGGCTGCTGCTTATCAGGGGCATGCAGAACTTCTGGATTATTCAGCAACAAAGGGTGCTATTGTATCATTTACGAGATCACTTGCACTTCAGGCAAAACCAAAAGGAATCCGGATCAATGCTGTGGCACCCGGCCCTGTGGCAACACCATTGACCAAGGCAACATTCGGGGAAGAAGAGGAAAACCCGGATAAACCGCCTTTTGACAGAAATGCCACACCTGAAGAAATAGCCGGAAGCTTTCTTTTTCTTGCAGGAAACGGAGCTGCACAAATTACAGGGCAGGTTCTCCATCCAAACGGCGGACTGATTATCAACGGATAG
- a CDS encoding thioredoxin family protein, with amino-acid sequence MKKSVFYHAGCPVCVSAEHDIVQLIGTENVEIIHLGNDRNKIAEAENAGVKSVPALVTPNGNVLHINFGASMDDVKK; translated from the coding sequence ATGAAAAAATCAGTTTTTTATCACGCGGGATGCCCGGTATGTGTAAGCGCGGAACACGATATTGTTCAGCTTATCGGTACGGAAAATGTAGAAATCATTCATTTAGGGAATGACAGAAATAAAATTGCAGAGGCTGAGAACGCAGGCGTAAAATCAGTTCCTGCCCTGGTGACGCCTAACGGGAATGTTCTGCATATCAATTTCGGGGCTTCTATGGATGATGTTAAAAAGTAA
- a CDS encoding DUF3817 domain-containing protein: MTHLLKTKIGRLRILAILEGISLLTLVFIAVPMKYWLGNPALVRVMGPIHGTLFLLFLFNTLSVGVEQRWKFKETTWKVILACFIPFGTFYIDNKILSKL; the protein is encoded by the coding sequence ATGACGCATTTATTAAAAACAAAAATCGGGCGCCTGAGAATTCTGGCCATTCTGGAAGGAATATCCCTGTTAACGCTTGTATTCATTGCAGTACCTATGAAGTATTGGCTGGGAAATCCAGCTCTTGTAAGAGTAATGGGGCCTATTCATGGGACATTATTCCTGCTTTTCCTGTTTAATACGCTGAGTGTAGGGGTTGAGCAGCGATGGAAATTTAAAGAAACCACCTGGAAAGTAATTCTGGCGTGTTTCATTCCGTTCGGAACCTTTTATATTGACAATAAAATCTTAAGTAAACTATGA
- a CDS encoding CinA family protein has product MEFQENLLSHISQSLMTAGETISIAESVTSGCLQLAFSQMPNASLFYSGGLTAYTLPQKVKLLHIDKEEAEECDCVSENIVETMALNAAKIFGSDWSIATTGYCTPIRNSSYKVFAFFSFSYKGEIILTKKLELHPKTQALNAQMYYTEFILGCFKSEINQSLILK; this is encoded by the coding sequence ATGGAATTTCAAGAAAACCTTTTAAGCCATATAAGCCAGTCTCTCATGACTGCAGGCGAAACAATTTCTATTGCAGAAAGTGTTACATCAGGGTGTTTGCAGCTGGCTTTTTCACAGATGCCGAACGCTTCACTATTTTATAGTGGTGGCCTGACCGCCTATACATTGCCTCAAAAAGTAAAACTTCTTCACATAGACAAAGAAGAGGCAGAAGAATGTGACTGTGTATCCGAAAATATTGTAGAAACAATGGCCCTGAATGCGGCAAAAATCTTCGGTTCCGACTGGTCAATTGCCACCACAGGCTATTGTACCCCGATAAGGAATTCATCCTATAAGGTTTTTGCCTTTTTCTCCTTTTCTTATAAAGGAGAGATCATTCTCACCAAAAAGCTCGAACTGCATCCTAAAACGCAGGCTCTGAACGCTCAGATGTACTATACGGAATTCATCCTTGGATGTTTCAAAAGTGAAATCAACCAGTCACTAATCTTAAAATAA
- a CDS encoding Atu1372/SO_1960 family protein → MKKLSTVFILILLLKISTVMAQGNKARILVLIHSDNGGTYKLAKEIASGIESSKNAAAVIKQVKESSNPELKNIPVASVDELPSYDGIAFGSPVYFGNISTGMSEFLSKTVNLWTNHALEGMPATVFMSAGSGAGKELALNAFRNTLAVHGMVLVSNGIRGTENIDKTIPQGNTVLGVTSTASLKDVERPTKDERELAKIQGRNFAKTALALKGTFSKKQTAAVAQEKSQDINEVLEEKNIILPQVPQPAGNYKPFVRSGNLVFINQVALKDGKILNPGKLGVDVNEQEVKEAAKATMLNVIAVLKEAVGGDLNKVKQCVQLTGIFNTKDDYTKHADLMNAASNLTVEIFGEKGKHARATLGASSIPVNSSVEIQAVFEVE, encoded by the coding sequence ATGAAAAAACTAAGTACCGTTTTTATATTAATTTTATTATTAAAAATCAGCACGGTTATGGCACAAGGTAATAAAGCCAGAATATTGGTTCTTATCCATTCAGATAATGGCGGGACATATAAACTGGCCAAAGAAATAGCATCCGGTATCGAAAGCAGTAAAAATGCAGCAGCAGTAATTAAACAGGTTAAAGAATCCTCAAATCCTGAATTAAAAAACATTCCTGTAGCCTCTGTAGATGAATTGCCTTCCTATGACGGAATTGCTTTCGGATCACCTGTTTATTTCGGGAATATCAGTACGGGAATGAGTGAATTTTTGTCTAAAACCGTTAATCTATGGACCAATCATGCGCTGGAAGGAATGCCTGCAACAGTTTTTATGTCCGCAGGAAGCGGAGCGGGAAAAGAGCTTGCTCTGAATGCTTTCCGGAATACTTTAGCGGTTCACGGAATGGTACTTGTCTCCAACGGAATCAGGGGAACGGAAAATATCGATAAGACAATTCCACAAGGGAATACCGTTTTAGGAGTAACAAGCACGGCCTCGCTGAAAGATGTTGAAAGACCTACAAAAGATGAGCGTGAACTGGCGAAAATCCAGGGAAGAAATTTTGCCAAAACCGCCCTGGCCCTGAAGGGTACATTTTCTAAGAAACAGACTGCGGCTGTAGCTCAGGAAAAATCTCAGGATATCAATGAAGTTTTGGAAGAAAAGAATATTATTCTGCCACAGGTTCCACAGCCTGCCGGAAATTATAAACCGTTTGTGCGTTCAGGAAATCTTGTGTTCATCAATCAGGTTGCTTTGAAAGACGGTAAAATTTTAAATCCCGGAAAATTAGGTGTTGATGTTAATGAGCAAGAGGTAAAAGAAGCTGCAAAAGCTACAATGCTTAATGTTATAGCCGTTTTAAAAGAAGCTGTGGGCGGAGATCTCAATAAAGTAAAACAATGTGTGCAATTGACGGGAATTTTCAATACCAAAGATGATTATACGAAACATGCAGACCTGATGAATGCTGCCTCAAATCTTACCGTGGAAATTTTCGGAGAAAAAGGGAAACATGCCAGAGCCACTTTAGGCGCGTCATCCATTCCTGTTAATTCTTCGGTGGAAATACAGGCTGTTTTTGAAGTAGAATAA
- a CDS encoding SDR family NAD(P)-dependent oxidoreductase, with the protein MGRKNQYALITGATSGIGYELAKQFAKNGYDCPQNG; encoded by the coding sequence ATGGGGCGCAAGAATCAATATGCTTTAATTACAGGCGCAACCAGCGGAATTGGTTATGAACTGGCCAAACAGTTTGCAAAAAACGGCTATGATTGCCCACAGAATGGCTGA
- a CDS encoding cupin domain-containing protein yields the protein MDKKNFSSKDFHETFARPKYVKPTHLIHKNVENAGEHDQFSTERKHPVFFVDLPSKNVSMTIGGLLPGQQTNRHRHTYETVLYVIEGKGWTEVEDERVHWEAGDAVYIPSWAWHKHQNLSDTEPAKYLACENAPQLQNLGVALREEEGRDL from the coding sequence ATGGACAAGAAAAATTTCAGTTCAAAAGATTTTCACGAAACATTTGCAAGACCAAAGTATGTGAAACCAACTCACCTGATCCATAAAAATGTAGAAAATGCAGGGGAGCATGACCAGTTTTCAACGGAAAGAAAGCATCCTGTTTTTTTCGTGGATCTGCCGAGTAAAAATGTAAGTATGACCATTGGCGGCCTGCTTCCGGGGCAGCAAACCAACAGGCACCGTCATACTTACGAAACCGTATTGTACGTAATAGAAGGAAAAGGATGGACGGAAGTAGAAGATGAAAGAGTGCATTGGGAAGCGGGAGATGCCGTGTATATTCCTTCATGGGCATGGCATAAGCATCAGAACCTTAGCGATACTGAACCGGCCAAATATCTGGCCTGTGAAAATGCACCACAACTTCAGAATCTTGGAGTAGCCTTGAGAGAAGAAGAGGGAAGAGATCTTTAA
- a CDS encoding rhodanese-like domain-containing protein: MKNVLIVCGVILTVYIIYRVYRYQTLDNGLDGLIKKGAVILDVRTEKEFKTGHIEGSVNISLGTIRERYIELDPDKTYITVCSHGLRSVKAENILKERGFKYIHNGGAWSDLQETIAANNK; this comes from the coding sequence ATGAAGAATGTATTGATAGTATGTGGAGTAATTCTTACAGTTTATATTATTTACCGGGTTTACAGATATCAGACATTGGATAACGGCTTAGATGGACTTATTAAAAAAGGGGCTGTTATTCTGGATGTAAGAACTGAAAAGGAATTTAAAACGGGGCATATTGAAGGCTCTGTTAATATCTCTCTGGGAACCATCCGCGAAAGATATATTGAACTTGATCCGGATAAAACCTATATCACAGTATGCTCTCACGGACTTAGAAGTGTAAAAGCTGAAAATATTTTGAAGGAAAGAGGCTTTAAGTATATACATAACGGTGGTGCATGGAGTGACCTTCAGGAAACCATTGCAGCTAATAATAAATAA
- a CDS encoding dihydrodipicolinate synthase family protein produces the protein MKNIPFKGIIAYPITPFDQDEKIDIPLFKKLVEKLIVSGSHGIAPLGSTGVMPYLSDEEKEAITEASIQQTNGRIPTLVGVSNLTTEKTIHHARFAEKAGADAVMIIPMSYWKLTDDEIVAHYDAVAGKISIPIMAYNNPATSGVDMSPALLKRLLEIPNVTMIKESTGDIQRMHYLKKELGDGVAFYNGSNPLALSAFTAGARGWCTAAPNLIPELNISLYHAIEEGNLEKAKDIFYRQFDLLKFIVNKGLPRAVKAGLNILGEEGGSLRSPLKPLTEKETEELKNIIKTLVN, from the coding sequence ATGAAAAATATTCCATTCAAAGGAATTATTGCTTACCCAATTACTCCTTTTGACCAGGATGAAAAGATAGATATTCCTCTTTTTAAAAAGCTGGTGGAAAAGCTGATCGTTTCCGGAAGCCACGGAATTGCCCCGCTAGGAAGCACAGGAGTAATGCCTTACCTGTCTGATGAAGAAAAAGAAGCCATAACGGAAGCTTCTATACAACAAACCAACGGAAGAATTCCAACACTGGTAGGAGTATCGAATCTTACGACAGAAAAAACCATTCACCATGCGCGATTTGCTGAAAAAGCAGGAGCTGATGCCGTTATGATTATTCCTATGAGCTACTGGAAACTGACAGATGATGAAATTGTAGCCCATTATGATGCAGTAGCCGGTAAAATTTCAATTCCTATTATGGCTTATAACAATCCGGCAACCAGTGGAGTAGATATGTCACCCGCCCTTTTGAAAAGGCTTCTGGAAATCCCGAATGTCACTATGATTAAAGAAAGTACCGGAGATATCCAGAGAATGCATTACCTGAAAAAAGAGCTGGGCGATGGTGTTGCTTTTTATAACGGTTCCAATCCATTGGCTCTATCTGCTTTCACTGCCGGGGCAAGAGGTTGGTGTACAGCCGCTCCCAACCTGATCCCGGAACTTAATATTAGTCTGTATCATGCTATTGAAGAAGGAAATCTCGAAAAGGCAAAAGATATTTTCTACAGGCAGTTTGATCTCCTGAAATTCATTGTTAATAAAGGATTACCGAGGGCTGTAAAAGCAGGTCTGAATATTTTGGGAGAAGAAGGCGGAAGCTTAAGAAGTCCGCTAAAGCCTTTAACCGAAAAAGAAACGGAAGAATTAAAAAATATTATTAAAACTCTTGTAAATTAA
- a CDS encoding DUF6766 family protein, whose protein sequence is MSKKTFFYRNSLSIILLTLMFCCLLGQFFTGWATLNKELTEEGSPQLSVGSYIYSGHFIQATFENWESEFLQMMLYIVLTVSLRQKGSSESKSLEKKEDVDKEPEAHSKAPWPVKKGGIWLTLYKHSLSLAFAVLFIASFGLHFYGSMKDFNEEQVIKNKPTVNAVQYISESRFWFESFQKFLAVAAIVILSIWLREKGSPESKPVDMAHDETP, encoded by the coding sequence ATGTCAAAAAAAACTTTCTTTTACCGTAACAGTTTAAGTATTATTTTGCTTACACTAATGTTTTGCTGCCTTCTTGGACAGTTTTTTACAGGCTGGGCAACATTGAATAAAGAACTGACAGAAGAAGGAAGTCCACAACTCAGTGTTGGATCCTATATTTACAGCGGACATTTTATACAGGCTACATTTGAAAACTGGGAAAGTGAATTTCTCCAGATGATGCTCTACATTGTATTAACGGTTTCCCTGAGACAAAAAGGTTCCAGCGAGTCCAAATCTCTGGAAAAGAAAGAAGATGTAGACAAAGAGCCGGAAGCTCATTCAAAAGCTCCGTGGCCCGTTAAAAAAGGAGGAATATGGCTTACCCTTTATAAGCATTCCTTATCCCTGGCTTTTGCGGTTTTATTTATTGCAAGCTTCGGACTGCATTTTTATGGAAGTATGAAAGATTTCAACGAAGAGCAGGTCATCAAAAATAAACCTACGGTTAATGCTGTACAATACATCTCAGAATCCAGGTTCTGGTTTGAATCTTTTCAGAAATTTTTAGCTGTTGCAGCAATCGTGATTCTGTCTATCTGGCTTCGTGAAAAAGGATCACCGGAATCCAAACCTGTAGATATGGCTCACGATGAAACACCTTAA
- a CDS encoding helix-turn-helix domain-containing protein, with product MQNDSVKCGLTEQKNSRFVDTIGKEAYVWCEKDWKHDDHEHTHHRAQLTFVEDGYQYFHIDQKIYLVPQYHVIWIPSGKAHRITSEAKTVNLMVFLFKTVFDDDFYKHIHVFAVPPVLKEMLLYASKWNQLTDEDEEQDLFFKAILKSLPNFCRESSYLEIPVPSDVRLIPVCTYINLNFKYSLNADEMAEKAQMSVRSLQRIFKNETGITLQKYLQLVRILKSIELIDTGQYTLSQIAYRVGYQSLSAFTSSYHAIMKAKPKVRKMN from the coding sequence ATGCAGAACGACAGTGTAAAATGTGGCTTAACAGAACAGAAGAACAGCAGATTTGTAGATACTATAGGAAAAGAAGCCTATGTCTGGTGTGAAAAAGACTGGAAGCATGATGATCATGAGCATACGCACCACCGTGCCCAGCTTACTTTTGTGGAAGATGGCTACCAGTATTTTCATATAGATCAGAAAATTTATCTTGTTCCGCAGTATCACGTCATCTGGATTCCTTCCGGAAAGGCGCACAGAATTACTTCGGAAGCGAAAACAGTTAATTTAATGGTCTTCCTGTTCAAAACGGTTTTTGATGATGATTTTTACAAACATATTCATGTTTTTGCAGTTCCCCCGGTTTTGAAAGAAATGCTTCTCTATGCTTCCAAATGGAACCAGCTGACAGATGAAGATGAAGAACAGGATCTCTTTTTTAAAGCGATTTTAAAAAGCCTCCCCAACTTCTGCAGGGAAAGCAGTTATCTTGAAATTCCGGTTCCGTCGGATGTCAGGCTTATTCCGGTTTGTACTTATATCAATTTAAATTTTAAATACAGCCTGAATGCCGATGAAATGGCAGAAAAAGCACAAATGTCCGTAAGGAGCCTGCAAAGGATTTTTAAGAATGAAACTGGAATTACCCTGCAAAAATACCTGCAGCTTGTAAGGATATTGAAAAGTATAGAACTTATTGATACAGGACAATACACTTTAAGCCAGATTGCTTATAGAGTTGGTTATCAAAGTTTGTCCGCTTTTACGTCTTCTTATCATGCAATTATGAAAGCCAAGCCCAAAGTGAGAAAGATGAATTAA
- a CDS encoding pyridoxamine 5'-phosphate oxidase family protein, with protein sequence MSTQNLTHLEAIKKIKELSEKARICMFCTELGTTPVNSRPMTLQETDDNGNLWFISSGTSNKNFEIKEDRRVQLFFMNNSDSQYLSVYGEASVYKDKATIEEKWSPMAKAWFDGKDDPDVTIIRVEPKETYYWDTKAGKLVSLFSFVTAAITGIKTNNSDGVEGNAIV encoded by the coding sequence ATGTCAACACAGAATTTAACCCACCTTGAAGCTATTAAAAAAATTAAAGAACTGTCGGAAAAGGCAAGAATATGCATGTTCTGTACAGAACTGGGTACCACTCCCGTCAACTCCCGCCCTATGACATTGCAGGAAACGGACGATAACGGAAATTTATGGTTTATCAGCAGTGGAACCAGCAATAAAAATTTTGAAATAAAGGAAGACCGGAGAGTACAGCTGTTTTTTATGAACAACAGCGATTCTCAGTATCTTTCTGTTTATGGTGAAGCTTCAGTTTATAAAGATAAAGCCACGATTGAAGAAAAATGGTCGCCTATGGCTAAAGCATGGTTTGACGGAAAAGATGATCCGGATGTAACCATTATCCGGGTAGAACCTAAAGAAACATACTATTGGGACACCAAAGCAGGGAAACTTGTCAGCCTGTTCAGTTTCGTTACAGCGGCTATAACCGGGATTAAAACGAATAATTCTGATGGTGTGGAAGGCAACGCAATTGTGTAA
- a CDS encoding catalase: MKNENQNEKLNQLDSHTTSNENEKLTTNQGIKINNNQDSLKSGDRGPTLLEDFILREKITHFDHERIPERIVHARGSGAHGIFKLNKSLSPYTKADFLSKAGLETPVFVRFSTVAGSKGSTDLARDVRGFAIKFYTQEGNYDLVANNMPVFFIQDAIKFPDLVHAVKPEPDNEIPQAASAHDTFWDFISLMPESMHMIMWLMSDRAIPRSLRMMEGFGVHSFKFINEQGKVHFVKFHFKPRLGVHSVAWDEAQRISGVDPDFHKRDLWESIETGAYPEWDFGVQLIPEEDEHKFDFDLLDPTKLVPEEEVPVEIVGTLTLNKNPENFFAETEQVAFHPGHLVPGIDFTNDPLLQGRLFSYTDTQLSRLGSPNFHEIPINRSVNTVHNNQRDGHMRQQVVKGKVSYEPNSTGGGCPFQSMMSEGGFASHEEKVSGEKVRKRSQSFVDHYSQAKLFYNSQSGPEQTHLQNALVFELSKVTIPEIRERMVGQLAFIDNILAKKVAEKLGVKVKKLKQPNQSIPADGDISKLQSEERESKTKISEALSMKDTVKNTIKSRKIGFILANGADGTVLNALKTKLEKEGATVELIAPSLAPVSATDEILSPKHSLTSIASVCFDALYLSAGEKSAEELMNPENKHLTLRFINEAYKHCKAIYFGAGTEILYSNSNIAMKKHEDPAVIIAAKDRDSDEQFIRAISGHRVWDLELARNT; the protein is encoded by the coding sequence ATGAAAAATGAAAACCAAAATGAAAAGTTAAACCAACTGGACAGCCACACCACTTCCAACGAAAACGAAAAACTGACAACCAATCAGGGGATAAAAATCAATAATAATCAGGATTCATTAAAATCCGGTGACAGAGGACCTACACTGTTGGAAGATTTCATTTTAAGAGAGAAAATAACTCACTTCGATCATGAAAGAATTCCCGAACGAATAGTTCACGCAAGGGGTTCAGGGGCACATGGCATTTTTAAATTAAACAAAAGCCTCAGTCCTTATACTAAAGCCGATTTTTTGTCAAAAGCCGGCCTGGAAACACCTGTTTTCGTAAGATTTTCAACCGTAGCAGGAAGTAAGGGCAGTACCGATCTGGCAAGAGATGTAAGAGGTTTTGCTATAAAGTTTTACACTCAGGAAGGAAATTATGATCTTGTAGCGAATAACATGCCCGTTTTTTTTATACAGGATGCTATTAAGTTTCCGGATCTCGTTCATGCCGTGAAGCCGGAACCCGATAATGAAATACCTCAGGCAGCTTCAGCACACGATACATTCTGGGATTTTATCTCACTGATGCCGGAAAGTATGCATATGATTATGTGGCTGATGAGTGACAGAGCGATTCCCCGAAGTCTTAGAATGATGGAAGGATTTGGAGTTCATTCCTTTAAATTCATTAATGAACAAGGAAAAGTTCATTTCGTTAAATTTCATTTTAAACCCAGACTCGGAGTACATTCTGTTGCCTGGGATGAAGCCCAGAGAATTTCTGGTGTAGATCCCGATTTTCATAAAAGGGATCTGTGGGAATCCATTGAAACCGGAGCTTATCCTGAATGGGATTTCGGTGTACAGCTGATTCCGGAAGAAGACGAACATAAGTTTGATTTTGATCTTCTGGACCCTACGAAACTTGTTCCCGAAGAAGAAGTTCCCGTAGAAATTGTCGGAACCTTAACACTTAATAAAAATCCGGAAAACTTCTTTGCAGAGACCGAACAGGTAGCTTTTCATCCCGGACATCTTGTTCCGGGTATAGATTTCACTAATGATCCCCTGCTTCAGGGAAGACTGTTTTCATATACAGATACCCAGCTGTCAAGACTCGGATCACCCAATTTCCATGAAATACCGATTAACAGATCTGTAAATACAGTTCACAACAATCAGCGTGACGGCCATATGAGACAACAGGTCGTAAAAGGCAAAGTAAGTTATGAACCGAACTCCACCGGAGGGGGATGTCCTTTTCAGTCCATGATGTCAGAAGGAGGATTTGCTTCCCATGAAGAAAAGGTTTCAGGAGAAAAAGTAAGAAAAAGAAGCCAGAGTTTTGTAGATCATTATTCACAGGCAAAATTATTCTATAACAGTCAGTCCGGTCCTGAGCAGACTCACCTTCAGAATGCTCTTGTTTTTGAACTGTCCAAAGTAACGATACCGGAGATCAGGGAGAGAATGGTAGGGCAATTAGCCTTCATCGATAACATCCTCGCTAAAAAAGTTGCCGAAAAATTAGGGGTAAAAGTTAAAAAACTGAAACAGCCTAACCAAAGCATTCCTGCAGACGGCGATATCAGTAAACTTCAAAGTGAAGAAAGAGAGTCTAAAACAAAAATATCCGAAGCGCTAAGCATGAAGGATACCGTTAAAAATACCATCAAAAGCAGAAAAATAGGCTTTATCCTGGCCAATGGTGCAGACGGAACCGTTCTGAATGCCCTGAAAACAAAACTTGAAAAAGAAGGAGCAACAGTAGAACTTATTGCACCAAGTTTAGCTCCTGTCAGTGCAACTGATGAAATTTTATCTCCGAAACATTCTCTTACAAGTATTGCCAGCGTATGTTTTGATGCTTTATACCTAAGTGCCGGGGAGAAATCCGCTGAAGAATTAATGAATCCTGAAAACAAACATCTTACTCTGCGTTTCATCAATGAAGCCTATAAGCACTGCAAGGCTATTTATTTCGGTGCAGGAACAGAAATACTTTATAGCAACAGTAATATAGCCATGAAAAAGCACGAAGATCCGGCCGTGATTATCGCAGCAAAAGACAGGGATTCTGATGAACAGTTTATCAGAGCCATTTCCGGTCACAGAGTCTGGGATCTGGAACTCGCGAGGAATACCTGA